The Anolis carolinensis isolate JA03-04 chromosome 1, rAnoCar3.1.pri, whole genome shotgun sequence genome window below encodes:
- the mmadhc gene encoding cobalamin trafficking protein CblD isoform X1, translating into MGQFRARLGRLDGHFTGRNTTGKRKVLCNRSRLVSYLPGFYSLVRRVVTPKAFSTAGSSGSDEPSVAATPPDICPRTVWPDEVMGPFGPQDQRFQLPGNIGFDCHLNGTTFPKTRQVHKKLPDILVEPLASERHEFVMAQYINDFQNSNASCKQEVNNMKTYFETAKVECAIQACPELLRRDFELLFPDIASNNLTVLTVTQKTANDMTAWNEEVENEREVLIENFINGAKEICYALCAEGYWADFIDPTSGLAFFGPYTNNTLFETDECYRHLGFSVEDLGCCKVIRHTLWGTHVLVGSIFTNAPPDSPIMRKLQGN; encoded by the exons GTCCTTTGTAACAGATCTAGACTGGTGTCGTACCTACCAGGATTTTATTCTTTGGTTAGAAGGGTTGTAACTCCCAAGGCTTTTTCCACAGCAGGATCCTCTGGCTCAGATGAGCCTTCTGTTGCTGCTACACCTCCTGACATAT GTCCAAGAACAGTGTGGCCAGATGAAGtaatgggaccttttggtccccaGGACCAGAGATTTCAGCTCCCAGGAAACATTGGTTTTGACTGCCACCTAAATGGAACAACGTTTCCAAAGACAAGACAAGTTCATAAAAAATTGCCTGACATTTTAGTGGAGCCCTTGGCAAGTGAGCGGCATGAATTTGTAATGGCACAGTACATCAACGACTTCCAG aACAGCAATGCTTCTTGTAAGCAAGAGGTAAATAATATGAAGACTTACTTTGAAACCGCAAAGGTGGAATGTGCAATACAAGCATGCCCAGAACTGTTGCGCAGAG attttgagtTACTGTTTCCAGACATAGCTTCCAATAATCTGACAGTATTAACCGTAACCCAGAAAACTGCAAATGATATGACTGCGTGGAATGAAGAAGTAGAAAATGAACGAGAAGTTCTAATAGAAAAT TTCATTAATGGTGCCAAGGAAATTTGCTATGCTTTATGTGCAGAAGGCTATTGGGCAGATTTCATTGACCCAACTTCAGGATTGGCT TTCTTTGGCCCTTATACAAACAATACCCTTTTTGAAACGGATGAATGCTACCGTCATCTCGGATTCTCTGTAGAAGACCTTGGCTGCTGTAAAGTTATTCGTCACACTCTCTGGGGAACTCATGTGTTGGTAGGAAGCATTTTCACCAATGCGCCGCCTGACAGCCCCATCATGAGGAAACTGCAGGGCAATTAA
- the mmadhc gene encoding cobalamin trafficking protein CblD isoform X3, which produces MGQFRARLGRLDGHFTGRNTTGKRKEETLNKEPHGHGQCPRTVWPDEVMGPFGPQDQRFQLPGNIGFDCHLNGTTFPKTRQVHKKLPDILVEPLASERHEFVMAQYINDFQNSNASCKQEVNNMKTYFETAKVECAIQACPELLRRDFELLFPDIASNNLTVLTVTQKTANDMTAWNEEVENEREVLIENFINGAKEICYALCAEGYWADFIDPTSGLAFFGPYTNNTLFETDECYRHLGFSVEDLGCCKVIRHTLWGTHVLVGSIFTNAPPDSPIMRKLQGN; this is translated from the exons gaaGAAACTTTAAACAAAGAGCCCCATGGACATGGCCAGT GTCCAAGAACAGTGTGGCCAGATGAAGtaatgggaccttttggtccccaGGACCAGAGATTTCAGCTCCCAGGAAACATTGGTTTTGACTGCCACCTAAATGGAACAACGTTTCCAAAGACAAGACAAGTTCATAAAAAATTGCCTGACATTTTAGTGGAGCCCTTGGCAAGTGAGCGGCATGAATTTGTAATGGCACAGTACATCAACGACTTCCAG aACAGCAATGCTTCTTGTAAGCAAGAGGTAAATAATATGAAGACTTACTTTGAAACCGCAAAGGTGGAATGTGCAATACAAGCATGCCCAGAACTGTTGCGCAGAG attttgagtTACTGTTTCCAGACATAGCTTCCAATAATCTGACAGTATTAACCGTAACCCAGAAAACTGCAAATGATATGACTGCGTGGAATGAAGAAGTAGAAAATGAACGAGAAGTTCTAATAGAAAAT TTCATTAATGGTGCCAAGGAAATTTGCTATGCTTTATGTGCAGAAGGCTATTGGGCAGATTTCATTGACCCAACTTCAGGATTGGCT TTCTTTGGCCCTTATACAAACAATACCCTTTTTGAAACGGATGAATGCTACCGTCATCTCGGATTCTCTGTAGAAGACCTTGGCTGCTGTAAAGTTATTCGTCACACTCTCTGGGGAACTCATGTGTTGGTAGGAAGCATTTTCACCAATGCGCCGCCTGACAGCCCCATCATGAGGAAACTGCAGGGCAATTAA
- the mmadhc gene encoding cobalamin trafficking protein CblD isoform X2 — translation MDMASVLCNRSRLVSYLPGFYSLVRRVVTPKAFSTAGSSGSDEPSVAATPPDICPRTVWPDEVMGPFGPQDQRFQLPGNIGFDCHLNGTTFPKTRQVHKKLPDILVEPLASERHEFVMAQYINDFQNSNASCKQEVNNMKTYFETAKVECAIQACPELLRRDFELLFPDIASNNLTVLTVTQKTANDMTAWNEEVENEREVLIENFINGAKEICYALCAEGYWADFIDPTSGLAFFGPYTNNTLFETDECYRHLGFSVEDLGCCKVIRHTLWGTHVLVGSIFTNAPPDSPIMRKLQGN, via the exons ATGGACATGGCCAGT GTCCTTTGTAACAGATCTAGACTGGTGTCGTACCTACCAGGATTTTATTCTTTGGTTAGAAGGGTTGTAACTCCCAAGGCTTTTTCCACAGCAGGATCCTCTGGCTCAGATGAGCCTTCTGTTGCTGCTACACCTCCTGACATAT GTCCAAGAACAGTGTGGCCAGATGAAGtaatgggaccttttggtccccaGGACCAGAGATTTCAGCTCCCAGGAAACATTGGTTTTGACTGCCACCTAAATGGAACAACGTTTCCAAAGACAAGACAAGTTCATAAAAAATTGCCTGACATTTTAGTGGAGCCCTTGGCAAGTGAGCGGCATGAATTTGTAATGGCACAGTACATCAACGACTTCCAG aACAGCAATGCTTCTTGTAAGCAAGAGGTAAATAATATGAAGACTTACTTTGAAACCGCAAAGGTGGAATGTGCAATACAAGCATGCCCAGAACTGTTGCGCAGAG attttgagtTACTGTTTCCAGACATAGCTTCCAATAATCTGACAGTATTAACCGTAACCCAGAAAACTGCAAATGATATGACTGCGTGGAATGAAGAAGTAGAAAATGAACGAGAAGTTCTAATAGAAAAT TTCATTAATGGTGCCAAGGAAATTTGCTATGCTTTATGTGCAGAAGGCTATTGGGCAGATTTCATTGACCCAACTTCAGGATTGGCT TTCTTTGGCCCTTATACAAACAATACCCTTTTTGAAACGGATGAATGCTACCGTCATCTCGGATTCTCTGTAGAAGACCTTGGCTGCTGTAAAGTTATTCGTCACACTCTCTGGGGAACTCATGTGTTGGTAGGAAGCATTTTCACCAATGCGCCGCCTGACAGCCCCATCATGAGGAAACTGCAGGGCAATTAA